The following coding sequences are from one Rhodobiaceae bacterium window:
- a CDS encoding rod shape-determining protein MreD (shape_MreD) yields the protein MSFEPITPSSAGRAGKVALLVLPFLAGFLCMLLSFVPFSRIFGVEIAPAFGLIAVYYWAVQRPDVFPPYGVFAIGLFYDLLSAGPLGLWALVYLIVFGLVVSQRQLMIGRTFSLFWLGFLVSSIIAGFLGWVLATLYFGQVLSPAPVLVQMAATVALFPVFAKLFEQLLQRLLVQG from the coding sequence ATGAGCTTTGAACCGATTACCCCGTCATCGGCGGGTCGCGCCGGCAAGGTCGCACTCCTTGTGCTCCCTTTCCTTGCGGGTTTTCTCTGTATGTTGCTCAGCTTCGTACCGTTTTCTCGGATTTTTGGCGTGGAGATTGCCCCGGCCTTTGGCCTGATCGCCGTTTATTACTGGGCTGTGCAGCGACCAGACGTGTTTCCGCCATACGGTGTTTTTGCGATCGGTCTCTTTTATGACCTTCTCTCTGCTGGGCCATTGGGATTGTGGGCGCTTGTTTACCTTATTGTGTTCGGCCTAGTGGTCTCGCAACGACAATTGATGATTGGCCGGACGTTTAGCTTGTTTTGGCTGGGTTTCCTGGTTTCTTCGATCATTGCCGGGTTCCTGGGCTGGGTCCTGGCGACGCTCTATTTTGGCCAGGTTCTTTCGCCGGCGCCTGTCCTTGTGCAGATGGCCGCAACAGTGGCGCTTTTTCCTGTTTTTGCTAAACTTTTTGAACAGCTGCTCCAGCGGCTGTTGGTACAGGGTTAG
- a CDS encoding hypothetical protein (repeat of Unknown Function (DUF347)): protein MQSSTTHTINKIAEITIFFWIMKILATTLGETTGDFIAQTLNLGYVIGLAITMTLLIVILYFQIKAKNFHSPLFWAAIVATTTAGTEISDMMDRTLGLGYVWGSVILTIGLFVTLFVWWKRDGNLNVDPITRRDAEITFWVAVVFSNSLGTAFGDFLVDVIGLSYIYGAMVTMGVIALVLLLHYTKAMNDIALFWIAFVFTRPFGATFGDFLTKPLDHGGLDLGTYNASLISVVLLAIVMWFSLRKRREMGIE, encoded by the coding sequence ATGCAGTCATCAACCACCCACACCATCAACAAGATTGCAGAAATAACGATATTTTTTTGGATCATGAAGATCCTCGCCACCACGCTGGGTGAGACAACCGGCGATTTCATCGCTCAAACCTTGAACCTTGGCTATGTAATTGGCTTGGCAATCACCATGACCTTGTTGATTGTGATCTTATATTTCCAAATCAAGGCCAAAAATTTCCACTCACCGCTGTTTTGGGCAGCTATCGTTGCGACCACCACCGCCGGTACTGAGATCTCGGATATGATGGATCGGACGCTTGGGCTTGGATACGTGTGGGGGTCTGTCATTTTGACGATTGGTCTGTTTGTGACGCTCTTTGTTTGGTGGAAACGTGACGGAAACCTGAACGTTGACCCAATCACTCGCAGGGACGCCGAGATCACGTTCTGGGTCGCTGTCGTTTTTTCCAACAGTCTTGGAACCGCGTTTGGTGACTTCTTAGTTGATGTGATCGGATTGAGCTACATTTACGGAGCGATGGTCACGATGGGCGTTATCGCCTTGGTGCTTTTGTTGCACTATACCAAGGCAATGAACGATATCGCCCTGTTCTGGATTGCCTTTGTGTTTACCCGCCCGTTCGGCGCGACATTCGGCGATTTCTTGACCAAACCACTCGATCACGGAGGTCTTGATCTGGGAACTTATAATGCCTCGCTGATCTCGGTCGTTTTGCTGGCAATTGTTATGTGGTTCTCATTGCGAAAACGGCGAGAGATGGGCATTGAATGA
- the mreB gene encoding rod shape-determining protein MreB: MFQGLLGMLSADMAIDLGTANTLVYVKGRGIVLNEPSVVAIIERGGKKQVCAVGEEAKMMLGRTPGNIQAIRPMRDGVIADFEVAEEMIKHFIRKVHNRRSFANPMIVICVPSGSTAVERKAIQESALSAGGRRVYLIEEPMAAAIGAGLPVTEPTGSMIVDIGGGTTEVAVLSLSGIVYARSVRVGGDKMDEAIIGYIRRHHNLLVGESSAERIKKEVGSAAVPPDGGDGLTIEIKGRDLMNGVPKEIKISQKQIAESLSEPVGAIVEAVKVALEATPPELAADIVDKGIVLTGGGGLLSNLDQVLRDETGLPVSIADDALSCVALGTGKSLEHMKTMRHVFSSVY, translated from the coding sequence ATGTTTCAAGGGCTTCTAGGGATGCTCTCCGCCGACATGGCGATCGACTTGGGGACCGCGAATACGCTGGTCTATGTCAAAGGGCGCGGCATTGTCCTGAATGAACCCTCAGTGGTTGCGATCATTGAGCGCGGTGGCAAAAAGCAGGTTTGCGCTGTCGGCGAAGAGGCGAAGATGATGCTTGGTCGGACGCCAGGCAACATTCAAGCCATACGACCCATGCGTGATGGGGTGATCGCCGACTTTGAAGTCGCCGAGGAAATGATCAAACATTTTATTCGCAAGGTGCATAACCGTCGGTCGTTCGCGAACCCGATGATTGTGATCTGCGTGCCCTCCGGCTCGACAGCTGTTGAACGGAAAGCCATTCAGGAGTCAGCGCTCTCTGCTGGTGGGCGTAGGGTCTATCTCATTGAAGAGCCAATGGCTGCGGCGATTGGGGCAGGGCTTCCAGTCACAGAACCCACCGGTTCCATGATTGTTGATATTGGCGGCGGTACCACAGAGGTCGCTGTTCTTTCGCTCAGCGGCATTGTGTATGCGCGATCAGTGCGCGTCGGCGGCGACAAGATGGATGAAGCAATTATCGGCTATATCCGGCGCCATCATAACCTTCTTGTTGGTGAATCAAGCGCTGAACGGATCAAGAAAGAAGTTGGTTCTGCTGCAGTGCCGCCTGACGGTGGTGATGGCCTTACAATTGAGATCAAAGGCCGGGACCTCATGAACGGTGTGCCCAAAGAGATCAAGATTTCTCAGAAGCAGATTGCCGAAAGTCTCTCTGAACCTGTTGGTGCCATCGTTGAAGCTGTCAAAGTCGCGCTGGAAGCAACGCCGCCGGAACTTGCAGCAGATATTGTTGATAAAGGCATTGTTCTGACCGGCGGCGGTGGATTGCTGTCCAACCTTGATCAGGTTCTTCGGGATGAAACCGGCCTTCCGGTAAGCATTGCTGATGATGCGCTTTCCTGCGTTGCTCTCGGTACGGGCAAGTCGCTTGAACATATGAAAACCATGCGACACGTTTTTTCATCGGTGTATTAA
- the pgrR gene encoding HTH-type transcriptional regulator PgrR, with protein sequence MNWDDLRYFLAVSAAGSLSGAAAQLGVNTTTVLRRVASLEEDLDARLFDRERTGYKVTAAGERLLQSLEPVDQRLSSLARDFAASGAGSEGQVRMAATEIVAAHVIAPAVPAFRVAHPALDMELLTDPTLMGPTKAPRIMNPLKDVDVAIRAARPTQGDMLMRKVGEMAYGLYATPEYLSDQNKPSDMSGLKGHQLIGFPRTESPLGPIWWLSRAEKACDTALRSSSAIARAEAARGHLGLAALPCILGDRDSDLERVIGPDQLGSFELWLMARNDLAQMAHVRAVMDFAVDAIKAAKGALSGNLRTITEHAARD encoded by the coding sequence ATGAATTGGGATGATCTTCGATATTTTCTGGCGGTTTCTGCGGCGGGGTCTCTCTCTGGTGCAGCTGCACAGTTGGGCGTCAACACGACCACTGTGTTGCGGCGCGTCGCCTCGCTGGAAGAAGATCTCGACGCGCGGCTCTTTGACCGGGAACGCACGGGATACAAGGTCACGGCTGCAGGGGAGCGGTTGCTTCAGTCGCTTGAGCCGGTTGATCAGCGCCTTTCATCGCTAGCACGTGATTTTGCGGCATCAGGTGCTGGTTCTGAGGGACAGGTGCGGATGGCGGCAACAGAGATTGTCGCCGCACACGTGATTGCGCCGGCAGTCCCGGCCTTTCGGGTGGCCCATCCGGCTCTCGATATGGAATTGCTGACAGATCCGACCCTGATGGGCCCAACAAAGGCGCCCCGCATCATGAACCCGTTGAAGGATGTGGACGTGGCGATCCGTGCGGCGCGTCCGACGCAGGGGGACATGTTGATGCGCAAGGTCGGGGAAATGGCCTATGGGCTCTATGCCACGCCGGAATATCTCTCAGACCAGAATAAGCCGTCTGATATGAGCGGTTTGAAGGGTCATCAACTGATCGGATTTCCGCGGACAGAAAGTCCGTTGGGTCCCATCTGGTGGCTTTCCCGGGCTGAGAAGGCTTGCGATACAGCGTTGCGCTCATCGAGTGCCATCGCGCGGGCGGAGGCGGCCCGTGGGCATCTGGGGCTTGCGGCATTGCCCTGCATTCTGGGAGACCGTGACTCGGACCTGGAGCGTGTCATTGGTCCTGATCAGCTTGGCTCCTTTGAGCTTTGGCTCATGGCTCGAAATGATTTGGCGCAGATGGCCCATGTGCGTGCTGTCATGGATTTTGCGGTGGATGCCATCAAGGCAGCCAAGGGTGCGCTTTCCGGTAACCTACGGACAATCACAGAACATGCAGCTCGCGACTGA
- the mrdB gene encoding rod shape-determining protein RodA, which translates to MVDAFLNASGREMSLKDKFFEFNWGFLLLIFAIAAMGLAMLYSVAEGNFDPWASRQAVRFGIGVCVLFVVAFVDIRVWMNLAYPAYGVALALLVGVEFIGFRGMGAQRWIDLGFIQLQPSELMKITLILALARYFHGLTLDQVSRLRFLVVPALMIGAPFYLTLRQPDLGTAMLIAIVGVVLLFMAGLAWRYFIVGGLAALGAVPVAWGMLHEYQKQRVLTFLDPESDPLGSGYHILQSKIALGSGGVFGKGFMEGTQSHLNFLPEKHTDFIFTMLAEELGLVGGLTLLGLYVMVLMFGLTVGLQTRNQFGRLLAIGITVNFFLYIFINTAMVMGLVPVVGVPLPLVSYGGTAMLTLMLGFGFLMSVYIHRNYEITRNPGAFW; encoded by the coding sequence ATGGTCGATGCATTTCTGAATGCCAGTGGCCGGGAAATGAGCCTCAAAGATAAGTTCTTTGAGTTCAATTGGGGCTTCCTTCTTCTCATCTTTGCTATCGCTGCGATGGGGCTTGCGATGCTCTATTCCGTGGCAGAGGGGAATTTTGATCCCTGGGCATCTCGTCAGGCGGTTCGGTTCGGTATCGGTGTTTGTGTTCTCTTTGTTGTCGCCTTCGTTGATATCCGTGTTTGGATGAACCTGGCCTATCCAGCTTATGGGGTAGCCCTTGCACTGCTTGTGGGCGTTGAGTTTATCGGCTTTCGAGGTATGGGCGCGCAGCGGTGGATTGATCTTGGTTTTATTCAGCTGCAACCATCGGAACTTATGAAGATCACTTTGATCTTAGCACTCGCGCGTTATTTCCATGGGCTGACGCTCGATCAGGTTTCTCGTCTTCGCTTTCTCGTTGTGCCTGCTTTGATGATCGGGGCGCCATTTTATCTCACCCTTCGGCAACCGGACCTTGGAACGGCGATGCTGATCGCGATTGTCGGTGTGGTGCTTCTTTTTATGGCCGGGCTCGCCTGGCGATACTTCATTGTTGGTGGGTTGGCAGCGCTGGGGGCAGTTCCTGTGGCCTGGGGCATGTTGCACGAGTATCAGAAGCAACGCGTATTGACCTTCCTTGACCCTGAGAGTGACCCACTTGGCTCGGGCTATCATATTCTGCAGTCCAAGATCGCGCTGGGCTCTGGCGGTGTGTTCGGCAAGGGCTTTATGGAAGGGACGCAGTCCCACCTGAACTTCCTGCCTGAAAAACACACTGACTTTATTTTCACGATGCTTGCTGAAGAACTGGGTCTTGTAGGTGGCCTAACGCTGCTTGGGCTTTACGTCATGGTTCTGATGTTCGGTCTCACCGTTGGTCTGCAGACGCGTAACCAGTTTGGTCGTTTGCTCGCTATTGGCATTACCGTGAATTTTTTCCTCTACATCTTCATCAACACGGCCATGGTAATGGGGCTGGTTCCTGTTGTTGGGGTTCCGCTGCCGCTGGTGTCCTATGGCGGCACGGCTATGCTTACCCTGATGCTCGGGTTTGGTTTTCTGATGAGCGTCTATATTCACCGAAACTACGAAATCACGCGCAACCCTGGCGCTTTCTGGTAA
- the leuA gene encoding 2-isopropylmalate synthase, whose amino-acid sequence MSQSQTDQSANRVLIFDTTLRDGEQSPGASMTLEEKLQVAELLDEMGVDVIEAGFPIASNGDFESVQEVARVVKNAVVCGLARAGEKDIDRAGEALRDAKQGRIHTFISTSPVHMKHKLQMEPEDVLDAVISSVTRARNWTDNVEWSPEDATRTEHDYLCACVEAAIKAGATTINIPDTVGYTVPEEYGALISMLKTRVPNIDKAVISTHCHNDLGLAVANSLAGVSNGARQIECTINGIGERAGNAALEEIVMALKVRSDAMPFDTGIKSEMIARASKLVSSVTAFPVQYNKAIVGQNAFAHESGIHQDGMLKNTQTYEIMTPESVGISKSSLVMGKHSGRHAFRKKLEELGYDLGQNAVEDAFRRFKDLADKKKHVFDDDIVALVDDGMASGEGVLKVVALKIVCGTEGPQEATLTLDVSGEEKTVVATGDGPVDATFNAIGEIFPHKAHLQLYQVHAVTEGTDAQAEVSVRLEEDGKTVTGRGAETDTLVASARAYVSALNKLIVKRRKSAPEALQAS is encoded by the coding sequence ATGAGCCAATCTCAGACCGACCAATCTGCCAATCGAGTGTTGATTTTCGATACGACGCTTCGCGATGGTGAGCAGTCGCCGGGGGCTTCCATGACGCTGGAAGAGAAGCTGCAGGTGGCCGAGCTTCTGGATGAGATGGGCGTCGATGTTATCGAAGCGGGTTTCCCTATCGCATCAAACGGTGATTTCGAATCCGTGCAGGAGGTTGCACGGGTGGTGAAGAACGCTGTGGTCTGTGGTCTTGCACGCGCTGGCGAAAAGGATATCGACCGCGCAGGTGAAGCACTGCGCGATGCCAAACAGGGTCGAATTCATACGTTTATCTCCACAAGCCCTGTCCACATGAAGCATAAGCTTCAAATGGAACCGGAAGATGTCCTGGATGCAGTGATCTCCAGTGTCACACGTGCGCGCAACTGGACAGACAATGTGGAATGGTCACCAGAAGATGCGACGCGTACTGAGCATGACTATTTGTGCGCCTGTGTTGAAGCGGCGATCAAGGCCGGTGCCACAACGATCAACATCCCGGATACTGTTGGCTATACCGTGCCTGAAGAGTATGGGGCTTTGATCTCGATGTTGAAGACGCGTGTGCCAAATATTGATAAGGCCGTGATCTCGACCCATTGCCATAATGATCTGGGCTTGGCGGTTGCGAATTCGCTTGCCGGTGTGTCCAACGGCGCGCGACAGATTGAGTGCACGATTAACGGAATCGGGGAGCGTGCAGGGAATGCGGCGCTAGAAGAGATTGTCATGGCGCTTAAGGTTCGCAGTGACGCGATGCCGTTTGACACCGGCATTAAGAGCGAAATGATCGCGCGTGCGTCCAAGCTGGTATCCTCGGTTACAGCGTTTCCGGTGCAGTATAACAAGGCCATTGTCGGCCAGAATGCCTTCGCCCATGAGAGCGGCATTCATCAGGATGGGATGCTGAAGAACACGCAGACCTATGAAATCATGACACCTGAAAGTGTCGGCATCTCGAAATCCTCGTTGGTAATGGGAAAGCATTCCGGTCGTCACGCGTTCCGGAAAAAGCTCGAAGAGCTTGGCTATGATCTGGGACAGAATGCTGTTGAAGATGCGTTCCGCCGTTTCAAAGACCTCGCCGACAAAAAGAAGCACGTGTTTGATGATGACATTGTTGCGCTTGTTGATGATGGAATGGCGAGCGGCGAGGGCGTGTTGAAAGTTGTTGCGCTCAAGATCGTCTGTGGCACGGAAGGCCCGCAGGAAGCGACTTTGACACTGGATGTTTCAGGCGAAGAGAAAACGGTTGTGGCAACCGGTGATGGGCCGGTGGATGCTACATTCAATGCAATTGGCGAGATATTTCCTCATAAGGCACATCTCCAGCTCTATCAGGTGCACGCTGTGACTGAAGGAACTGATGCTCAGGCAGAGGTAAGCGTTCGTCTGGAAGAAGATGGGAAGACAGTTACGGGGCGTGGGGCGGAAACCGATACGCTGGTGGCTTCTGCGAGAGCCTATGTCAGTGCGCTCAACAAGCTCATCGTGAAACGTCGGAAGTCGGCGCCGGAAGCTCTTCAGGCTTCCTGA
- a CDS encoding hypothetical protein (repeat of Unknown Function (DUF347)), producing the protein MPDIYASQGNASSMVHPKTGDTIYNRVPQVTWDFWLVKLLAVTVGETAADFINSALGLGLTTTSLLMSVFLIIALVFQFKQKRYIPVCYWVAVVMVSVVGTLITDNFIDNLGWNFTPITLMFATALAVTFAVWYAVEKTLSIHSIYTFRREAFYWLAILFTFALGTSAGDQLAEGLGAGFLLSGLMYAGVIAVISGLFYGGRMNSVLGFWLAYIITRPMGASFGDYMSQPLDAGGLGLGTVITSVIFFAAIAATVLYMTRSRDGLEVAH; encoded by the coding sequence ATGCCTGACATTTACGCAAGTCAAGGGAACGCGTCGTCGATGGTGCACCCCAAAACTGGGGACACGATTTACAACCGCGTGCCTCAAGTCACTTGGGATTTCTGGCTGGTAAAACTGCTCGCTGTCACCGTTGGCGAAACCGCTGCCGATTTCATCAACAGCGCGCTGGGATTGGGACTAACAACAACGTCTTTGCTGATGTCGGTATTCCTGATCATTGCGCTGGTATTCCAGTTTAAGCAAAAACGTTACATTCCGGTCTGTTACTGGGTCGCGGTTGTAATGGTCAGCGTGGTTGGCACCTTGATTACCGACAACTTCATCGACAACCTGGGTTGGAACTTTACACCCATCACTTTGATGTTTGCGACTGCACTGGCTGTGACATTTGCAGTTTGGTACGCGGTCGAAAAAACACTGTCGATCCACTCGATCTATACGTTCCGGCGTGAGGCGTTCTACTGGCTGGCCATCCTGTTCACCTTCGCGCTTGGTACGTCCGCGGGTGACCAATTGGCTGAAGGTCTTGGAGCAGGTTTCCTGCTATCGGGTCTGATGTATGCTGGCGTGATCGCTGTGATCTCAGGGCTGTTCTATGGTGGTCGGATGAATAGCGTTCTTGGCTTCTGGCTGGCCTATATAATCACCCGTCCGATGGGCGCCTCATTTGGCGACTACATGTCGCAACCGCTGGATGCCGGTGGTCTTGGTCTTGGAACGGTCATTACGAGCGTGATCTTCTTTGCCGCGATCGCTGCTACGGTACTCTACATGACACGCTCCAGAGACGGTCTGGAGGTCGCACACTAA
- the intA gene encoding prophage CP4-57 integrase (possible 5' truncation), whose translation MLPSVRTMDRPILNGTLNAALRRLGYSKDEVTAHGFRASASSLLNESGKWHPDAIERQLSHIESDEVRRAYARAEHWKERVDMMQWWADYLDGLKRN comes from the coding sequence GTGCTCCCTAGCGTGCGAACCATGGATCGTCCGATTTTAAACGGTACGCTCAATGCCGCACTGAGGCGGCTAGGATACTCCAAAGACGAAGTGACCGCTCATGGTTTCAGAGCGTCCGCGTCAAGCCTGTTGAACGAAAGCGGAAAGTGGCATCCAGATGCGATTGAGCGACAGCTTTCCCATATTGAGAGTGATGAGGTGCGTCGGGCGTATGCGCGTGCCGAACACTGGAAGGAGCGCGTTGATATGATGCAGTGGTGGGCTGATTACCTTGATGGGCTCAAAAGAAACTGA
- a CDS encoding 3-ketoacyl-(acyl-carrier-protein) reductase, translating into MNLNGKVYIVTGADNSMGKGIAARYISNGAMVAIADLRLDAADTIAVSLRLLLGYAVWMSAGTFRTLPHAAGAT; encoded by the coding sequence ATGAACCTGAACGGAAAAGTGTACATCGTCACAGGTGCGGACAATAGTATGGGCAAAGGCATCGCAGCACGCTACATCTCGAACGGTGCAATGGTTGCCATTGCTGACCTGCGTCTAGACGCGGCCGATACCATCGCCGTCTCGCTGCGGCTCTTGTTGGGCTACGCCGTTTGGATGTCTGCGGGCACATTTCGCACCCTGCCGCATGCGGCGGGTGCCACCTGA
- the mrdA gene encoding penicillin-binding protein 2 — protein sequence MLTDGTDNARFKTFSRRAAILGGAQLLVFGGLASRMYYLQVLKSSEYQMLAEENRVNMRLLAPLRGEILDRFGTVLASNRQNFRVLLIPEQTPDIEETLTKLNRVVPLSETQWKRVLRDARRSPAFLPITVSENLSWAQFAQVNIHEPDLPGIEPDVGETRHYPHGPALAHVVGYVAPVSENDLGDEDPLLKLPGFRIGKSGLERRLDRELRGAAGASHVEVNAYGRVIRELSKDPGTPGSKVVLTLDMDLQKYATERLAGEAAAAVVMDIHTGDVLASVSTPAYDPNDFNVGLSQATWDGLIQNPYKPLVNKTIAGQYPPGSTFKMIVAAAAVEHKVMPPTERIRCTGKTTLGNHEFHCWKRRGHGYVDMRQAIMHSCNTYFYEAAKRLGIDRINEMAHRFGLGESYGYEVPGEKSGLVPSRGWKRATTGAPWQQGETLIAGVGQGYLLATPLQLAVMTSRLANGGRAVKPRLVRSVGEEIMDSPLAPSMGVSDAALAVARDGMNMVSNVPGGTAYRSRLTEPGMQLAGKTGSAQVRRISREERESGVLTNEELEWKQREHALFVAFAPVKDPRYAVSVVVEHGSSGSRTAAPIARDIMRLVLERDPSNTLAEAPQAPASSLVSPLQEG from the coding sequence ATGCTGACTGACGGCACGGACAATGCGAGGTTTAAAACCTTTTCTCGGCGCGCGGCCATTCTTGGCGGTGCACAGCTGCTCGTGTTCGGTGGGCTGGCGAGCCGCATGTACTATCTGCAGGTCCTCAAAAGTTCTGAATACCAGATGCTGGCAGAAGAAAATCGCGTGAACATGCGGCTGCTGGCGCCGCTTCGCGGTGAAATTCTCGACCGCTTCGGGACTGTGCTTGCCTCTAATCGACAGAACTTCCGTGTGCTCCTTATCCCAGAGCAAACCCCAGACATTGAAGAAACACTGACCAAACTCAATCGCGTTGTGCCGCTTTCTGAAACGCAATGGAAGCGGGTGCTACGGGATGCGCGGCGGTCACCTGCTTTTCTGCCCATAACGGTTTCAGAAAATCTTTCTTGGGCGCAGTTTGCGCAGGTCAATATTCACGAGCCAGATCTGCCAGGCATTGAACCGGATGTGGGGGAGACACGACATTATCCCCATGGGCCGGCGTTGGCGCATGTGGTTGGGTATGTTGCTCCAGTCTCGGAGAATGATCTCGGTGATGAAGACCCGCTATTGAAACTGCCGGGCTTCCGGATCGGCAAGAGCGGATTGGAACGGCGCCTTGATCGGGAGCTGCGTGGCGCTGCCGGCGCGAGCCATGTTGAAGTCAACGCCTATGGCCGTGTGATCCGAGAGCTCTCGAAAGACCCGGGCACGCCAGGGTCAAAGGTCGTTCTAACTCTTGATATGGATCTGCAGAAATATGCAACAGAGCGGCTTGCCGGTGAAGCGGCGGCAGCTGTGGTTATGGATATTCATACCGGCGATGTGCTAGCGAGCGTGTCGACACCTGCTTATGATCCAAATGATTTCAATGTTGGGCTCAGTCAGGCAACCTGGGATGGCTTGATCCAAAATCCGTATAAGCCTCTCGTCAACAAAACGATCGCGGGTCAGTACCCTCCAGGGTCAACGTTCAAGATGATCGTAGCTGCGGCGGCGGTTGAACATAAGGTTATGCCGCCGACCGAGCGGATCCGTTGCACTGGGAAGACGACTCTCGGAAACCATGAGTTCCATTGCTGGAAACGACGAGGTCATGGGTATGTCGATATGCGCCAGGCCATCATGCACTCTTGCAATACCTACTTCTACGAGGCTGCCAAACGTCTGGGCATTGATCGCATCAACGAGATGGCCCATCGGTTTGGCCTGGGTGAGTCCTATGGGTATGAAGTTCCCGGCGAGAAGTCAGGACTTGTCCCAAGTCGAGGCTGGAAGCGGGCAACGACAGGGGCCCCTTGGCAGCAGGGGGAGACGCTTATTGCGGGTGTCGGACAGGGATACCTTCTGGCGACACCGTTACAGCTTGCGGTCATGACATCGCGACTTGCCAATGGTGGCCGCGCCGTGAAGCCACGTTTGGTGCGTTCCGTCGGTGAAGAGATTATGGACTCGCCTCTTGCTCCTTCAATGGGGGTTTCAGATGCTGCGCTGGCAGTGGCTCGCGATGGGATGAACATGGTGTCGAATGTTCCCGGCGGAACGGCCTATCGTTCACGGCTGACAGAACCTGGCATGCAGCTCGCAGGCAAAACAGGATCTGCGCAGGTTCGTCGTATCAGTCGGGAGGAGAGAGAGTCCGGCGTTCTTACAAATGAAGAACTGGAATGGAAACAGCGTGAACATGCTCTCTTTGTTGCTTTTGCACCGGTCAAAGACCCGAGATATGCAGTGTCGGTGGTCGTTGAACATGGCAGCAGCGGTAGCCGGACGGCGGCCCCAATTGCACGCGACATCATGAGATTGGTTCTGGAGCGCGACCCATCCAATACATTGGCAGAGGCCCCTCAGGCGCCCGCCAGTTCCCTAGTTTCACCATTGCAGGAGGGCTAG
- the mreC gene encoding cell shape-determining protein MreC, whose translation MIFMVTLAAALLLLGRAETYVVDRARQVVTDLAAPLLELASRPVSAARRVVESTDQYAYVFDENERLREENARLLAWKEAALKLEAKVARFEALLNVQVDPSISYVTGRVVGDSGGPFVETIIANVGSTQGVESGQAVIDSDGLIGRIVATGSEASRILLLTDLNSRVPVVVEPSQTRAVLAGDNSIWPRLEFLPALASVSAGDRVVTSGDGGLLPPGLPIGALVEADDGFLRVQTFSDRSRLDMIRVLQYEFPREIDAQDAPAALQPLASDAQSETPSASAPAAAPTTEGGT comes from the coding sequence TTGATCTTTATGGTGACCCTTGCGGCTGCGCTTTTACTGCTCGGCCGGGCGGAGACCTATGTTGTTGATCGGGCGCGTCAGGTTGTTACTGATTTGGCGGCGCCTCTTCTGGAGCTAGCCTCGCGGCCCGTGTCTGCGGCGCGCCGGGTTGTCGAAAGCACCGATCAATACGCTTACGTTTTTGACGAAAATGAACGGCTGCGGGAAGAAAACGCCCGCCTGCTCGCGTGGAAGGAAGCGGCCCTCAAGCTTGAAGCAAAAGTTGCCCGCTTTGAGGCTCTTCTGAATGTTCAAGTCGATCCAAGTATCAGCTATGTCACGGGGCGCGTGGTAGGCGACAGCGGGGGGCCGTTCGTTGAAACCATCATCGCCAATGTCGGCTCTACACAGGGTGTGGAAAGCGGGCAGGCGGTTATCGACTCTGATGGTCTGATTGGCCGTATCGTGGCTACTGGATCTGAAGCCAGCCGAATTCTTTTGCTCACAGACCTGAACAGTCGGGTGCCCGTTGTGGTGGAGCCGTCGCAGACACGGGCTGTGCTCGCGGGTGACAATAGTATTTGGCCGCGCCTGGAGTTTCTTCCGGCACTCGCATCAGTGTCGGCTGGTGACCGAGTTGTAACCTCCGGGGATGGTGGGTTGCTACCGCCAGGTCTTCCCATCGGCGCGCTCGTCGAGGCTGACGATGGTTTTCTGCGTGTGCAAACTTTCTCTGATCGATCCCGTCTCGATATGATCCGGGTCCTGCAATATGAGTTCCCCAGAGAGATTGATGCACAGGATGCACCGGCGGCTCTGCAGCCCCTTGCCTCTGATGCTCAAAGTGAAACGCCGTCCGCGTCAGCACCAGCTGCCGCCCCAACGACGGAGGGCGGTACATGA